The following DNA comes from Pseudophryne corroboree isolate aPseCor3 chromosome 8, aPseCor3.hap2, whole genome shotgun sequence.
CAACTATAATCCTTATGATTCCTATGGATAATGCATAGACACTGGAAATAggaacagaaacatagaatttgatggcataaAAGAACCTACAGGTCCATCTGGTGTCCCTGATTTTTAGAAGTCGGTGTTGAGGGGAGGCAATGTAAGTAGTACTTCCCTTAAGGCAgaatttcccaaactctgccattatagTCCAGAATTTAAGGATATCTATGCATTAgtccaaatggttaaatcaaattgactgatatacagatggagccctgctcatctatccctttaataggattaagtgagccagggcagtcggatttaatcccctgctgtattgttctctctgtattgtattacagctgagaacaatagatgaaaggcttatgctaataagccatggtgtgcctaggtgcagcagaggagtctagatgagcgtggctccatctgtactgtcacctgtgctcaagcatggatatccataaATCCTGGACTGCAATGGTGGGGTTTGGGCAACTCTGCCTTAAAGTGTGTTTTACCATATGGCTGGAACAAGAGCTGAAAGGCATATCATTGTTGTGGCCACACGGATGTTGTCGGACCCCAATGATATTATTATTGACCAGAAATAATATCTGCTTTGAATGCAGAACTGTATAATTGGTCCTAGACCAGAACTACCACAATCAGATTACTATGTCTGAATGGGTGTGACCTGTCTCTGCAGCCCATAAGATCAGACAGGCTCATTACATATCTGTGCAATAGGAAATTATTTTCTAAACTCAGAGTACAGTATATTTTTTCTGACACAAAATATTACACATCTTTTTGTTTTGTATAAAATGTGTATGTAATATCGGTGATCTCAGCATTCTACAATAATGAGACTGGTTCCAAGTTATCATGGCTCACAGAGAGTATACTGCCAGTAACACGCCCTAATGCCCTGATCTATGAGAGAGAGAGTGTTTTGCAGCTTCATGTAACGTTTTCTTATACCGTTCTAGAAACATGTCTGCTCAGGCCAAACCCTTCTATAAAGATGACTGCAATAAAACAGAACGTTCTATTGTACAGTGTATCGATATAGATGGATAGCGGTTGCTGTAGCAAAAAGTGACACCAGCATCCCCCCTGGTGGTCCCCCCTGTAAAACCCCGCCCCTAGCCCTGCCCGGACCCCACCCCCTCCCTCTAGTACCCGGCCGCCTGCCTTGCTCTCTTTGCCATTGTCTCGGACGCTAGAACGTCGCCACTTCCACCGTTCTATCCCCAGACCACCTACTAAGCTAAGAACCATGAGGGAGATCGTCCACATCCAAGCCGGTCAGTGTGGCAACCAGATCGGAGCTAAGGTGAGACTCACCCCCTAGAGTATATGCATGCACCCACTGGGTCATCCTCACCCCCAAATCAGCAGATGGGCTCCCCATCTATCCATGggcttaaaaaaaagaaaagaagaaaatatTGTATATAATAGAAACCAAAATATATTAGCATGTGTATGGATTACTGTGTAATATTTAATACAATGCAGTCTTgtctattaaaaaaataaaaataaattatattattacTAATCAGAAGTAAAATATGTTGAATGGGTACCCCAATTTAATTTTCTTTAAAAGATGCTTCATAATGGGGCGGAGACGTTATATATACAATGATTTGTGTATCATCTTGGTGCTATAGGAAATATATTAATAATTATGTTGACAATTATTATATAAAAATGGAATTGGCTTAATATgctcttttttatttatgtatattttttttagatgtaaattgtaaaatatatttacagtGGATTAAATACTActgttagaatttttttttacatttaaaaaaaataaaaaatttgtgaGTAGAAATGTGACAGAGTACTTGTAGAGGATTGCTGGGGAAAGAGGCATCCAGTGAAATGGCGGTAATGTGTAAGGTCCTCCCTAGTTGTAATGGCATCAGGAGGTCTGTGGGCTGACATTCTTGCAATTGGGGGGCAGCACTACAGACagtgttattattttttattttttttaatcagttTTCTAATAGATTCCAGTGCAATGAAACGTGTTTTATATGCAGCTTTTAGTGAGTGTATTGGCAATGTCTTTTTgcgtaatttttttatttatttattattattattttttaatgtggTTCTTTACCTTGAATCCCATCTGAAAATGATGGATTATGTAACATTACATTTTTCACTAGTAACATATACAATTTACACTGTATTGATTTCCCAGATCATCATCTAAAACCTgacattctctttgttttgttttttgttgggtttttttttttttggggggggggggggtttaatggctgcattttttttttcttgaaatGTTTTCATATATAGTGAGATAGGTTTGTTTTACATGAATCTGACTTCTTTGTACCAGAAATATTAAATGCAGCTAGCTAGTTACCAATGCTGAAGAAGAAGCCGAACAGGGAGTGGGTTCTAGGGAAAAATTAAGATCTCAAAGCAATCTCTTcctccaataaatatatatatatatatatatatatatatatatatatatatatatatatatatctatatatagaatggagagggacggcggcactcagagtctttcactccCAAGTAAAtcaaagcaaaaagtgcatttattggtcaacgtttcgggggacgaacccccttcctcaggacactgcaaactgtatatatatataaatcaaaatAAAATGCTCTTTTACACCTCTCACAATCACCACATatactaatctatatatatattgtaaccagatttttttttttttttttttactatattgctGTAACTCAAATTTATGGTGTGGTATAGGTTAAATTACATTTCGACCTGTacgatttaaataaaaataaataaattaaaaaaactgcAGGGTTTCCGGGTACAATATTGACTACTTTAAAACACTGCATTCTCCCATTTCCAATGATGCTAGAATCTGTCCCAAGAATTAAGATGGATGGATGATCTATCAGGGCCCATTCTAACACAAGATCAGTATTATATAGTACCAGatcccccaccccctccctctGTAAGTCTTCCAGTCTTTGTTCTCCATCAGCCACAGAAATGGGGAGGGAGTTTCCTTTAAATATGGCATTTCTGATTTTGATAAATCCCTAAAACCCTACGGGGAGGTGTGAGGTCTCTTCCCAAATCTGGCTTCGCCCATTCTCCTGTATATTTAATCCAAATTTCCCTGGAAAATAACTGTCCGTGACGTAGAACTGCAGTGGAGCTAGGCAGTAATGCTATTACAGTAGGGATTAGGAGGAGGGTGTGTTTCTCACAATCCTTCTGCAGGGCTCTATGTGAGCAATATACATCATTCCCAGGTGGATATAGCATAGTATTGCAATGACTTCTTGCATTGTTTGACTGTAGATGCCAAAAAGGAGCATCCATCTCCTGTAAAATTTAAATGTCCCTGTTGtgcatctgaaaaaaaaaaaaaaaaaaaaaagaggtgtaaacATTTTTTTCctcgtttttttctttctttcttttctcccccctcccccctgcagttctATTTATAATGCAGATATAGATGGTTAACTGGTGATAAATCTGCACCTTCCATTTGCAGTATATGCATGGTACAGTTATAGTGCTATAAATAGGATCAGAGGACCTATTATAACGGGCTGGCAACATGGCTGATGGCTGAGATAGCGGATGTTAGTTATGCATTGTGAGTATGTCTGCCGATGACAGCCTGGTACAGCTGCAGTGCCACACCCTGGGGTGTCAGGCTCCTCCTCTGCTAGTATgctctgtgtgtatgctgtgtcagTGATATCATTTGGAAAATATGTATTACTCTGTAATTTGATATTTGAAATAGCAAAATATATAATGTACAGAACATATTGCTATAAATGGATCACTGTTCAGATGCACAGGACTGTGATTGAGCCTTTGTAACAAAGGTGTGATTGAGCCTTTGTAACAAAATCGATACAATGGCATTATTTTTTATTGTTACAATATAGAGGGCCAGGAAAGACATTGGATGCTTCCAGCTggctttttaattttatttttcttaATTGGGATCAGCAGGGTCTTTCAAGGATGAGAGGTCAATCTTAATGGTTGCATGTCTTATTCTATCATCCTAAGCAATGATGTAACTATTTAATAATAATCCAGACAAGTGATTTCATCGCCCTTTTTCTGCACCGGGCGGTGACATAATTTTGGGCTAAATAGCCCTGACGTCACGCCCCCCTCTCGCCCACGTTGCATTTGTAAGGCTGTATTGTTCTCTCATTTCCTCTGTGGATGTGGACAGGGGGGGGGAAGCAAAGACACAGTGTGCAGTGCAAATGAAGAGGCCAGGAGAATGAGACGGGtgggggaggtctgtggttcctaCAGAGAACGGAAAGTATTGGAATCCCTTGGAGCGAGAATACATATGAGCTggcaaaatgtataaaaaaaaaaaaaatgaatgaagaTCAAAATGCGTTTAGTACTGGTGGCACGCCTTACTACTACGTGAGAGGGAGCGCCTGCGCACTGGCGGGGAAAGCAACATTGATTTTTATTTGTCGGAATTTAAAATCACTTTTCATGTGCCTGTTAAGGTGCCAAAAAAGCCTTTGATAGATGTGAATGAGCCTCAGAAGTACAGAACCTGTTGATAGTCCATTCACTTTAGACAGCAGTCACTATAGATTGGCGCAATCAGGGCTTAATTCAGAGATATACAAAATGCTGATATTTACGGAGATGAATGATTATCGTCTGACTGTGCTTGCATCATGGTTACCCTGGGCTTGCGCCAAAGTACTTTAGCAGTGGTGCTCGCAGTCATGATTTATTTGCAAGTATTTACAGTCATGGACCGGTTGTGGGAGGTAGCGGGGATCGGCGGCAGAGACGCAGGTGTGTATCGCAACAGTTTTCGGGCATGTTTCAGCCTACAATTGCGATCCCTCATGCAGAAAACCTGGAGCCAGTATCTAGATTCCCGCGCCCATTCTGAGCGACATAGGATTACTTGGCGAGATAATTATCGAGGGATCTGTGACCGCCGATGCATACTTGTAAGCAGTTGCATGGATTTGTGTCTCAGTATATCTTCAGGcgtctgcagcattagcatatattTGCATATCCGCTGCGTACGGGATCACAGCTACGAATGCATTAGCATACATTAgcatatatctctgaatcaggccttcagtCAAGTCTTAGCGTGTGTTTTAAGACATTACCCACCCCCATAAAACTGCATGCACCTATAATGTGTGTCTGTTATGAGACTGCAGTGTGCTGCACGCAGAGAGGGGATGTGGTTCTACTTACTGTTTTCAGCAGTCACAATATGCTTAGTACTTACAattggttttttgttgttgttcgcTTTTAGTTCTGGGAGGTGATCAGCGACGAGCATGGAATTGATCCAACAGGGACATACCACGGAGACAGCGACCTGCAGCTGGACAGGATCAGCGTCTACTATAATGAGGCAACAGGTAATTGGAGATTCCTTTCCGTACAGCTCTGCATTTAGTCCTGCTCATCCTTATTCCTGTTGCCCTACTGGGTGTCACCGGCTTTGGTCCGGAGTCTCTACTACCACTTTTGCCTATACACATGGCTGGGTTGCAGCCTCTTAATTAACCCAAATGTCACAGTAATATTGGACTCTGACCCTGAACCACGGCACTGTTCCTGTGCAGACAGTGAATGGGGGAAAAACTGACATGCTTTGCTTTGTTCTTTTCAGCTTTTTACCCCCTTTTTAATCATTGACTAAATTCTATGAAAGTTTATTTGCCTTGCGCGAtagactttatttttttttttaactaacttgCAGTGGAAGGGCATTATACAATTAAATAACCTTCCACAGTTCATGTATGAAAATGTCAATTTGTGGATAGCTTCCTGTTACACCAGCATTTGTGTTCCTtgatataaataaatgaataaagcaCACTTCATATTCTCAGTCCTGCTCTTGTTTATCCCCTAGGTGGAAAATATGTCCCGCGTGCCATTCTCGTCGATCTGGAGCCAGGAACAATGGACTCTGTCCGATCCGGCCCCTTCGGACAGATATTCAGGCCCGACAACTTTGTCTTTGGTAAGTTGTTCTTTCTAGACTTTGGATTCTGATGTAATATTGAAATATTTCACAGACTGCAGGTTAGACAACCTTGAGTTAATAATAGATGGGAGATCATCTCATATTTACAATGTGTCAACTACTTGTTCTGTTGTTTAACATAAACTATGTGATTGCACCATGCTTTTTAGGGaaagatttagcaaagcttggagagagataagtaccatccaatcagctcctaaatgccatgttacaggctgtgtttgaaaaatgacagctagtagctgattggttggtatttatctctctccaactgggtttttttttaaacacagcctgtgacatgacagttagaagctgattggctggtactttatctcccccttagtGTTTAACTGTTTGGAATTCTGCTCTTCAGCTACTTAAAAGCGTCTATAAAGATCCACCCTTACTTTTGCTTACTTGATGTCTATTATTCCAACAGGACAAAGCGGTGCCGGCAACAACTGGGCTAAGGGCCACTACACAGAGGGAGCTGAGCTGGTAGACTCTGTGTTAGATGTAGTGAGGAAGGAAGCAGAGAGCTGCGACTGCCTTCAGGGCTTCCAGCTCACACACTCATTGGGCGGTGGGACAGGCTCTGGTATGGGCACACTGCTCATCAGCAAAATCCGTGAGGAGTACCCTGACCGTATCATGAACACCTTCAGTGTTGTGCCCTCACCCAAGGTGTCAGACACCGTAGTGGAGCCATACAACGCCACACTCTCTGTGCATCAACTGGTTGAGAACACAGATGAGACCTACTGTATCGACAACGAGGCCCTCTACGATATCTGCTTCCGCACCCTGAAGTTGACAACCCCAACCTATGGAGATCTAAATCACTTGGTCAGCGCAACGATGAGCGGAGTCACCACCTGCTTACGTTTCCCAGGTCAACTCAATGCTGACCTCCGTAAACTGGCAGTCAACATGGTCCCCTTCCCACGTCTCCACTTTTTCATGCCAGGATTCGCCCCACTGACCAGCCGAGGCAGCCAGCAGTACCGTGCACTAACTGTGCCCGAGCTCACTCAGCAAGTGTTCGATGCAAAGAACATGATGGCTGCCTGTGACCCACGACACGGCCGATACCTGACCGTGGCTGCAGTATTCCGTGGACGCATGTCCATGAAGGAGGTTGACGAGCAGATGCTGAATGTCCAGAACAAGAACAGCAGCTACTTCGTAGAATGGATCCCCAACAATGTCAagacggctgtgtgtgacatcccgcCACGTGGCCTTAAGATGGCAGTCACCTTCATCGGCAACAGCACTGCCATCCAGGAGCTGTTCAAGCGTATCTCGGAGCAGTTTACTGCCATGTTCCGCCGCAAGGCTTTCCTCCATTGGTACACAGGAGAAGGTATGGACGAAATGGAGTTCACAGAGGCAGAAAGCAACATGAACGACCTGGTCTCCgaataccagcagtaccaagacgcTACAGCAGAGGAAGAAGAAGATTTCAACGAAGAAGCTGAAGAGGAGGCTTAAATCTCTCCCAACACAACCATTACTCCTTCTCTTCTTCCTCATCTTTCCTCCTCCTTCATTCCCAGGCTGATAAAAGAAAAAGAGTCCTTACTGAAGTTTagcatttgtttttttttctcttccatcCTTTCCCATTTTTTCAATGTGTTACTCTTCTGTTCCTCTATCCCTTCTCTATCTTTGTTGCTTCAGTCAGGTCGATAGTCAAAGAGGGTAGGTCTTAAGTGGATTCCACCTCTGTACTAAGGTTATCAGGTTGGTCTTCAGAGTTGGCTTTCGGTTGATAGGCCTCAGTAGGTTCCTTCAATAACAGGTAAAGATTAATCACCACCTAAAGTTGCTTCAAACTCAGCCTACGACTTCCACAAAGTCCTCAACCTTTTTGTTGCTGAGTGCTGGTCTCTGCAGCCACAAATGGGTTTAGTAAAAAGTCTCTTGTTGCGCCCTGGTCATATGTTTCAGCTCTTCTAGACGCCATATCTGTGGTGGCTACTTTGTCCTTTTTAATGGGAGTTTTCCCTCTCCTGCTCGTTTCCCTAAGTTATTACTGTGGACACACTTAAAATGCACCAgtcactgccacttccctaatctCCAACCATGTGGGCATCGTAAAAATGTCTCCATTTTGCTGAATTCTGTATAGGTCTCAAATGCTGGCCTTATTCGCCACGTTTGATTATTTATCAACTAGGAACTGGGTTCTAAACTTCTTTTAAACGTCTATCAAATGCACTTACTGCCCTTCAAGTTGAACAGTATTGATTATCGCTGCAGATTTCAGTAGTATTGGCGACATGGCTTTGAAATCTGCAGTCTCCCTCGGCCGCCCTTGAAATGGTCTGCAGGTAAATAGGGAACGATTGCATTGTAAAAGAGAGAAAACTATTCACTGTTAGCAAATAGAAGGAATTGCAGGGAAGAAGTTTTCTCAAAGTGAAAAGTGGATGTTTATTTTTTCTTGTAACGTTTTATCTTCGTTCTCTTACTTTTCTTCTCTTTTGTCCCCATGccataataattttttattttactgttgCTTTTTCATATTGAAAAGATGACAAGCCTGTGACCGGaaaaaaataaaaccttttttttaaCGTTTTGTCTGTGTGAAGAGTTTTTCTTAGCAAAAAGGTCTTTGAGGTTTTGTTAGCAAAAAGGTGCTTGTTGTGGGTTTTTATCCCAATTACATTTCAAGTgttaaaccaggcattcccaaccgcggtcctcaaggcacaccaacagtgcaggttttagtgatatccaggcttcagcatagatggttaaatcaaaataactgaggtactaattaagtcacctgtgttcaagcctggacatcactaaaaccaggactgttagtgtgccttgaggaccgcggttgggaaacactgtgttAAACCATACCTCCCATCTGTCACAAGCTTTGAGGGACAGTCCTGTTTCATGGTGAAAGCCGTGGAACTATCACTGAAGTAGGTAGAATTACAGCAAAAAGTGGGCGGATCAGGGCGGGTCTTTTGTCCCCATTTGTAAACGCAAGGCATAGTTGTACAGGCATATATTGAGTATATGAAACGCAAGAGCACTAATGTGATAGTAACACTGATCAATAAAACCGGGTACACACCCCTGACAGATTTTCCACCAACTAGACAGATTCCAAGGACCAGAACGATCACGACGATTACACAAGATGTGGAgaatacacaatagttcgtttcaaATGACCACCTGGACTTCAAATCATAGCAGTGATGGTTTTTAGATGCAGGATTGGTCCGATCTCCATACACACCACAAATTCCGAGCAATGCTTTTCAGGCAGGACCAATATAGTTTGTGCATATTTGACCCTGGTGCAGTGTACATACTAAACAATTCTCGGGCCAATGACCCAATATCTGACAGGTCGGCCGgtgattgtatagtgtgtaccaagctttatACAGTACTTTACCCCATAGAAGAGTCaatgtaccccaccttcatgccataaggtatttggcaggtgcacattaaaccaagtaggcatatttgcacttATATTATatgtgaaacagttgccaggttttaagactgtatgatagtgtaggacctgcatgaaggtggggtaccttggcgatcggtttgcaggcttctgtgcattggccaattcactaactaaacccccatcatttatttattgatgtgttcgggataagtgagcttgctatggtgagtgctgggttttctgtgtgtgtgtgtgtgtgtgtgtgtgtgtatgtatgtatgtatatatgtgtgtgtatatatatatatatatatatatatatgtctctgacgtcctagtggatgctgggtactccgtaaggaccatggggaatagacgggctccgcaggagactgggcactctttaaagaaagattaggtactatatctggtgtgcactggctcctccctctatgcccctcctccagacctcagttagaatctgtgcccggccagagctggatgcacttagtgggctctcctgagctcactaaaaaagaaagtatttgttaggttttttattttcagtgagatctgctggcaacagactcactgctacgtgggacttaggggagagaagcaaacctacctgcttgcagctagtttgtgcttctaaggctactggacaccattagctccagagggatcgaacacagggcccgacctcgatcgtccgttcccggagccgcgccgccgtcccccttgcggagccagaagacggaagattccagagaaaatcggcggctgaagactccggtcttcaataaggtagcgcacagcactgcagctgtgcgccattgctcccactgcacaccacacgctccggtcactggtgggtgctgggggggggggcgccctgggctgcaatttgtataccttacttggcaaaatgcacataatacagttctaaactgtatatgtgcctaatcccccgccataaatattattaaaaaagcgggagaagcccgccgctgaaggggcggggctatcttcctcagcacagccagcgccattttctcttcacagctccgctggaaggacgctccccaggctctcccctgcagtatacactacggaaagggtaaaaaagagagggggggcacataaatttaggcgcaattgtgataataagcagctattgggggaaaaattcactttgtactagtgtaaatccctctgttatatagcgctctggtgtgtgctggcatactctctctctgtctccccaaaggactttgtggggtcctgtcctcagtcagagcattccctgtgtgtgtgtgtggtgtgccggaacggctgtgtcgacatgtttgatgaggacgcttacgtggaggcggagcaggtgccgataagtgtgatgtcaccccctgcggggccgacaccagagtggatggatatgtgaaaggtattaaccgacagtgtcaactccttgcataaaaggttcaatGACGCAGCTTTggcacagccggcatct
Coding sequences within:
- the TUBB gene encoding tubulin beta chain, with amino-acid sequence MREIVHIQAGQCGNQIGAKFWEVISDEHGIDPTGTYHGDSDLQLDRISVYYNEATGGKYVPRAILVDLEPGTMDSVRSGPFGQIFRPDNFVFGQSGAGNNWAKGHYTEGAELVDSVLDVVRKEAESCDCLQGFQLTHSLGGGTGSGMGTLLISKIREEYPDRIMNTFSVVPSPKVSDTVVEPYNATLSVHQLVENTDETYCIDNEALYDICFRTLKLTTPTYGDLNHLVSATMSGVTTCLRFPGQLNADLRKLAVNMVPFPRLHFFMPGFAPLTSRGSQQYRALTVPELTQQVFDAKNMMAACDPRHGRYLTVAAVFRGRMSMKEVDEQMLNVQNKNSSYFVEWIPNNVKTAVCDIPPRGLKMAVTFIGNSTAIQELFKRISEQFTAMFRRKAFLHWYTGEGMDEMEFTEAESNMNDLVSEYQQYQDATAEEEEDFNEEAEEEA